A genomic window from Cytobacillus suaedae includes:
- a CDS encoding sodium-dependent transporter, with protein sequence MMTNEQWTSKIGFILAVAGSAIGLGAIWKFPYMAGTNGGAIFFLLFLLLTIFIGAPILIAEFIIGRASQRDAISSFKQLVPKTNWYVLGYMGVALSFILLSFYSVVGGWILSYLWRSLSGSLTGLSNDEYGRLFSSIISSPFEVVLVQFLFMLLTIMVVQGGIQKGIEKASKYMMPALFVLFLILVFRSITLEGSSEGISFLLKPNFSNITSDTILMALGQSFFALSVGILVMVTYASYLSKKENITKSAYTVVGLNILISLLAGLVIFPAFYAFGFEPSEGPGLVFVVLPAVFNEMFFGGFFLFLFLLLLLFATLTSAFSILEIVVAAIVKGEHGKRKLVTWVSGILVFLVGIPSALSFGVLSDFLIFNKTIFDLADFVVTNLGLPLGALFISIFVGYRLPRKLVKQELENGTSGLGILFDLWYFSIRFIVPIAISVIFVYSLGWI encoded by the coding sequence ATTATGACTAATGAACAGTGGACATCAAAGATAGGATTCATACTAGCAGTTGCAGGTTCTGCAATCGGGCTTGGTGCTATATGGAAGTTTCCATATATGGCTGGAACAAATGGAGGAGCCATCTTTTTTCTTTTGTTTCTTCTTTTAACGATATTCATAGGCGCCCCGATTTTAATAGCAGAATTTATTATTGGTAGAGCTTCTCAAAGGGATGCGATAAGCTCTTTTAAACAATTAGTCCCAAAGACAAATTGGTATGTATTGGGATATATGGGGGTTGCACTTTCCTTTATCCTATTATCTTTTTATAGTGTTGTGGGTGGTTGGATCCTATCATATCTTTGGAGGAGCCTTAGTGGTTCGTTAACGGGACTTAGTAATGATGAATACGGAAGACTATTCTCTAGTATTATTTCTAGCCCATTCGAGGTAGTGTTAGTTCAGTTTTTATTTATGCTCTTAACCATCATGGTGGTTCAGGGAGGTATTCAAAAAGGAATAGAAAAAGCTAGTAAATATATGATGCCTGCCCTATTTGTCTTATTTTTAATTCTTGTATTTCGCTCAATAACATTAGAAGGTTCAAGTGAAGGAATATCGTTTTTATTAAAACCCAATTTTTCGAACATAACATCAGATACCATACTAATGGCTTTAGGTCAGTCTTTCTTTGCTTTGAGTGTCGGTATTTTGGTAATGGTAACCTACGCTTCCTACCTTTCTAAAAAGGAAAATATCACAAAGTCTGCTTACACAGTAGTTGGATTAAATATTTTGATTTCTCTTTTAGCGGGCTTGGTTATTTTTCCTGCGTTTTATGCATTTGGTTTTGAGCCAAGTGAGGGACCTGGTTTAGTATTTGTTGTTTTACCAGCAGTATTTAATGAGATGTTTTTCGGTGGTTTTTTCCTATTTCTGTTTCTCCTGTTACTCCTTTTTGCTACTCTAACATCTGCCTTTTCGATATTAGAAATCGTTGTGGCTGCGATTGTAAAGGGAGAACACGGGAAAAGAAAGCTTGTAACCTGGGTTTCTGGTATTCTAGTTTTCTTAGTTGGAATTCCGAGTGCACTATCCTTTGGAGTTTTGTCAGATTTTCTAATTTTTAACAAAACGATATTTGACTTAGCAGACTTTGTTGTTACTAATCTTGGTTTGCCGTTAGGAGCTCTATTTATCTCTATATTTGTAGGTTATAGACTACCAAGGAAACTAGTTAAGCAAGAGCTCGAAAATGGTACAAGTGGTCTTGGTATCTTATTTGATTTATGGTATTTCTCAATTCGTTTTATTGTTCCAATTGCTATTAGTGTTATCTTTGTTTATTCGCTTGGTTGGATTTGA
- a CDS encoding kinase-associated lipoprotein B: protein MGENTLQIGDIVTGIAKTGKYIGEITNIRPQHYLVKIKAVLKHPLQGDLHAPKEVNVPIFHERRALAFNEQTNIPHKMVRLYEGDVPSYEESLCVALNKALQDLESDESEWAKRSLENLNILNKDYFK, encoded by the coding sequence ATGGGTGAAAATACATTACAAATTGGTGATATAGTCACTGGAATTGCAAAGACTGGAAAATATATCGGGGAAATAACAAATATCCGTCCGCAGCATTACTTAGTTAAAATTAAAGCGGTTCTTAAGCATCCTCTCCAAGGGGACCTTCACGCACCTAAGGAAGTAAATGTTCCAATCTTCCATGAACGCCGAGCACTAGCCTTTAACGAACAAACAAATATCCCTCACAAGATGGTACGACTTTATGAAGGTGATGTCCCATCTTATGAAGAATCATTATGCGTAGCATTAAATAAAGCATTACAAGATTTAGAATCCGATGAAAGCGAATGGGCAAAAAGAAGTCTAGAAAATTTAAATATATTGAATAAGGATTATTTTAAATAA
- a CDS encoding C40 family peptidase, which translates to MSANNFASDVIYVGQRLNVSSPGGSTVGETTKSPAQVKQELVKDSFNYIGVPYVWGGSTPAGFDCSGFVSFMFAQHGINIPRTTSADYFTMGTSVGRINLEVGDLVFFGVNRPGEVSHVGFYVGNNEFISATTSKGIAVYSLDNSYWSQYYMGAKRVY; encoded by the coding sequence ATGTCAGCTAATAATTTTGCTAGTGATGTAATTTATGTTGGTCAAAGATTGAATGTGAGTTCACCAGGAGGTTCTACTGTTGGTGAAACGACTAAGAGCCCTGCGCAAGTTAAACAAGAGTTAGTTAAGGACTCTTTTAATTACATAGGTGTTCCTTATGTATGGGGAGGGTCAACCCCTGCAGGTTTTGATTGCTCTGGTTTCGTATCATTTATGTTTGCACAACATGGAATTAATATCCCAAGAACAACTTCTGCTGATTATTTTACGATGGGCACTTCTGTTGGGAGAATAAATTTAGAGGTGGGAGATTTAGTATTCTTTGGGGTGAATCGGCCGGGTGAAGTATCGCATGTAGGGTTTTATGTAGGAAATAATGAGTTTATTTCTGCAACAACCTCTAAAGGAATAGCTGTTTATTCGTTAGATAATAGCTATTGGTCTCAGTATTATATGGGGGCGAAGCGAGTGTATTAA